The stretch of DNA TAATGGAGCGCACTTCCAGCGCTTCGGGGTCGGGTACTTGTACTTGTTTTTCGTACTCGGAAGTAGAAGCCTGGTCGCTGCCCTGGGCGCGCAGGCCTTGGCCTAGCGCCACCGTGAGCGGGCTACCGGGCCGCACCTGCTGGTTAAGGCTCACGCGCACTACCTGGCCCGGCTCCCCGGAAACGTCAAAAGCTACGGGCTGCCCATCCTGCGTCACACGGAGTAGGGGCTTCACATCGGCGGGCTTCACGCTGTAGTTGAAGGGTAGCTCCACGCGCATTTCGGCGGTGCCTGCCGCCCGCTCTGAGCGGCCCCAGAAGGCCTGGGGCTCCTGCAACTGCAAGTAGGGTGTATGAAATTTCTGGCGGTTCTCGGGCAGCTCTACATTGCGCTTGCCTTCCGGCAGGGCCTCCTTGCGCAGAGTGGCTGTGAAAGCGGTGCTGGGTTTAAACGGCGTAGTAGGCGAGAAAATCAGCTCCCGATCTGAAGTCCACTTGAACTTGCCGCGCATGGCCGGATCAAACTTCACTACCTGCACCGTATCCCAACGGTCTTGCTGGTCCTTGTCTGCTACGGCATCCGCAAACTGAAACACCAGATTCTGATACGGGTCAATTTCCTCACCATTTGGGTCCTGGCTGGCATCGGAGCCCGAATTAGAGCACGCACATAGCAATGCCAGCAGCACCAGCAACGGCAGGCGAGAAACGGAACGGAATAACATGGATAGGGAGGAGCTTAGATAGACGCCGGAAGGTATAGAAAAACGTTAATGTTAGCTGGTTTTGTATAGGTTTGAGTGGGGATAAATTCAACCTGAACCTGATGATTTTACGCTGTGGCTATTTGTTGCTCTATGCCTTATATGCGCTTGCTATGACAAGCTGCAACCAACCTAAATCAGACAAACGCGAAGCTATTCTAACAGGTAATGGGAAGGGTAGGTATTGGGACCTTGTTTCTTCTAATAATGGTCTAAATAGATACAATTTAGACATATGGGCCGGCAGATCATATTCTGATAAGCGACGAGGCATTCCTACTTCTACCTTGTTATTTTCCGCAAATAATAAATTGATGTATTATATGAATCTGGATTCAACCACAATTATCAACATGAATACTGTTGCTGGTGATGTTGTCTACAATCCAGCTAATTATAAACTCATGGGTAATAAAATCAGCCTCATTGGGGACACTAGTGAAATAGTGCTTTTAAATAAGGAAATAATGGTCCTTAAAAAATTGAGGAGAGGATATATAAGAATTTATATGCCTAGTAAATGGCAGAAAAAAGTAGAGTCAAAGGTTTTCAGGTAACCTACACTTAAATGTCATACTCCGGCAGCATGTACAACTGAAGCAACTAAGCCTTCTTACTCCACACAGCCTGAAAGTATCCACCGGTTTTGGCCATGCGGCGGATAGCTTCGTAGGCATCTCCCTCGTGTACTAGTGCATGGGAGCTACTGAGCATGGCATTGTAATCCTCGAAGCGGATGGGCTGCTGCACTCCTTTTGACTCGGTGCTTTCTTTGCCTTTGCGGGCTTGAAGCAGATAAACCCAATGCCTCCAATCATTCAATGCTTTGGTAGCTTATGCACCGGAATTAGGCCTTGACTATAAACTTAGTAGAGCAGCTTATTACTTTCGTGTCCATGCAACAACCCGCCATTCTGATAGTGCCCGGCCTGGGTAATTCTGGCCCCGAACACTGGCAAACTCACTGGGAGCATCACTACGGCTACCTACGTGTCCAGCAGCATGATTGGGACTGTCCTATCCAGGCGGATTGGGTACAGACGTTGGAAGATGCTATAGCCGCGGCTGGTCCTGACGTGGTGCTAGTAGGCCACAGCTTGGGCTGCATTACCATTGCGCACTGGGCTGGCACCACGCAGCACCGCATCAAAGGGGCACTACTGGTTGCTCCCGCCGATGTAGACCGTTCTGACATGCCACCGGAGGTAGTAAACTTTGCGCCCATACCGCTGGCGCGCCTGCCATTCCCAAGTATTGTTGTAGCTAGTACTACGGATGAGTATATGACCCTGGAGCGTGCGCAGCAGCTAGCGCAGGCATGGGGCAGTCGGTTTGTGAATGTGGGTGCGCTAGGCCATATCAACTCTGAGTCTGGTTTAGGGCTGTGGCCGGAAGGGCATGCGCTGTTGCAAGATTTGGTGGGGTGACCTCACCCCCAGCCCCTCTCCTCGGGGAGAGGGGTGCGTTCTGATTGGAATAAGCAATGAATAGCAAGTCGTGAAGCTATTACTCATTCCTAATTCCTCTTTGTTCATTGCTGACGTCTGGCACCCCTCTCCCCGAGGAGAGGGTCCGGGGGTGGGGTCATCGCACCTGCCCATTACCTCTGACCTGCCACTTGTAGCTAGTGAGTTCTTCCAGGGCCATAGGGCCGCGGGCGTGGAGCTTCTGGGTGCTGATACCAATTTCGGCGCCGAGGCCAAACTGAGCGCCGTCGGTGAAGGCGGTGGAGGCGTTGGCGTACACGGCGGCGGCATCTACCTGGTTCAGGAACTGCTCAATATGGGCGGCATTTTCTGAGATGATGGCCTCGCTGTGCTTGGAGCTGTGGACAGCAATGTGGCCTAGGGCTTCCTCTAGGCCGGTTACAGTTTTGATGGCCAGCTTCAGGGAGAGGAATTCAGTGCCAAAGTGCTCCTCGGTGGCGGGTTGCAGCAGCTCAGCTGGGTAATTGTTGGTGAGGGCTTCATAGGCCTGGGTATCAGCATAAACCAGCACTCCCGATTGGCCTAGGGGCGCCAACAACTCAGGTAAATCCGCTATGCGCGCCTCATGTACCAGCAAACAGTCAAGGGCGTTGCAGACGCTGACGCGGCGGGTTTTAGCATTGACGATGATGGCCTGACCTTTCGCTAGGTCGGCGGTTTCATCAAAGTAGGTGTGCACGATGCCGGCGCCGGTTTCGATGACGGGTACTTTGGCGTGTTGGCGCACGTAGTCAATCAGCTGCTGGCTGCCACGCGGAATCAGCACATCGACGTAGCCAATGGCCTGCAGCAAGGCTTCCGTAGCTTGGCGGTCGGGGGGCAGGAGCGTGACGCTTTTTGCGTTGAGGCCGTGGTGGCCTAGCACCCGTTGGATTACGGTGCTGATGGCCAGGTTGGAATGAGCAGCATCACTGCCCCCTTTGAGCAGGCAGGCGTTGCCGGTTTTCAGGCACAGCGCCGCCACATCGAAGGTCACGTTGGGGCGGGCTTCGTAAATGACGCCCACCACGCCGAGTGGCACTCGCACTTTGGAAAGGTCGAGGCCATTGGGCAGGGTCTGGTGCTGCAAGACCTGGCCTAGCGGTGAGGGTAGCCCCGCTACGTTCCGAATATCCTCGGCAATGCTTGCTATGCGAGCGGCGGTAAGCTGGAGTCGGTCGTACTTGGGGTCGTCGGGAGACATACGGGCCAGGTCCTTCTCGTTCTCCGCCAGCAAAAATGGTGTTTCCGCCACGGCGGCGGCTGCTAAGTCTAGCAACACCGTTCGCATGCTTTCGGCCGAGACCTGGCCTAGGGCCCGGCTAGCGTGTTGAGTGGCCCGAAAAGTATCTTGTAAGTGCATAGCCAATGATTTGTAGCGCGTAGTGCTAGCTGATATCAGCCGTCAAGAACAGGTAGTCATAATGGACTAAGGGCTTCTGGTTTTGGTGGCCCAGCCGTTCGAGTGCTTTATCGGAGCTGTATTCGGCCATGCCTAGGCCTATGGGTTTGCTGGTTTCATCCAGAATCCGGATGATGTCGCCTTTCTGGAAAGTGCCCACAATGCCCAGAATACCCACGGGTAGCAGGCTGGTAGCTTTGCCGGTGGCCGTAAGGGCAGCTTTGGCCCCCGCGTTGATCTGCACGGCACCTTTCGCGGCCAGGTCAGAATGAGCTATCCACTTCTTCTTGCTGGAGGCCGTTTTGTTGGGCAGGAAGCGCGTATTTACTACTTCCTGGTTGAGCAGGCGGGGCAGAATATTCTCGGTTTTGCCGTTGGCAATGTGCACCGCAATGCCCAGCTGCGCCACCTTGTGGGCCATGTGGCACTTGGTAATCATACCGCCGCGCCCAAACTGTGAGCGTTGGGTGGTAACGAACGACGAGAAGCTGGTAGTAGTCAGCTCAATTTCCGGGATAAGCTCGGCGGCCGGGTCCTGAGGGTTGCCGTTGAAGATGCCGTCTACATTGCTCAGAATCAGCAAGGCATCGGCGTTGAGCATAGAGGCCACGAGGCCGGCCAGCTCGTCGTTGTCAGTGAACATCAGCTCTGTGACGGAAATTACATCGTTCTCATTTACAATGGGGATGATGTTGTTCTGCAGCAGCGCCCGGAAGCAGTTCTGCATGTTCAGGTAGTGCTGCCGGTCGCGGAAATCTTCCTTGGTCACCAGCACCTGGGCGCAGAGCAGCTCGTGGTGGCCTAGCAGCTCGGCGTAGGTGGCCAGCAGCTTTACCTGGCCCACGGCGGCCAGCACTTGCCGGCTGGTCACGGCATCGGCCTTTTCCGGGACCTGCACCAGGCTGCGGCCCGCCGCCACCGCCCCCGACGACACCACAATAACTTCCTTGCCCTGCTTTTTCAGGCCGGCAATCTGCTCTACCAGGTGGGCTATGCGCGACTGATCGGGGAGGCCGTTGGCCTGGGTCAGGACGTTGGAACCGATTTTGACAATGATCCGGTGATAAGCAAGCGCCATAGCTGGGTCAGTAGGTTCTGGGCCGTAAGGTAGGGAGAGAGAATTGGTTAGCCATATCGGCCCGCCGCTCGTTTAGAGAGTAGGCGTCTTCTGCAAAGCCTCCTCGCCAGACTACTCCATCTGCTGAGTTGTGTGGCCCGTGAACAAACCCGCTTGCGGTGCAGTCCTCCGTCTTTTGCTGCGCTATCTTCCCAACCTGACCATATTATGGGTGCTGATCAAAACCGACTCTATGCTGATGTGAAGTTCCTGACTTCTCTCAAACCTGCCCGCCACTACCGCAACTTACGCTCGCTAAACGAGGCCGCCGACTACATAAAAACTGAATTTGAGAAGCTGGAAATAGAAGACGGTGGGGTGGAGGAGCAAGCGTTTAAGGCCGATGGGCGCGAGTACCGAAACATCATTCTGGCGTTTGGCTCCCGCGATGCGCCCCGCCTGGTGGTGGGCGCCCACTACGATGTGTGCGGCGATACGCCCGGCGCCGACGATAACGCCAGCGCCGTGGCGGGCCTGCTGGAAACTGCGCGCCTGCTGCACATCTACGGCTCCAACCTGAAGTACCGCGTGGAGCTGGTGGCCTACCCCAACGAGGAACCGCCCTACTTCGCTACCCAATACATGGGCAGCGCCGTGCACGCCAAGTCCCTGCATGAGGCGGGCGTGGCCGTGCGTGCCATGCTCTGCTACGAGATGATTGGCTACTTCCAGGATGAGCCGGGCTCCCAGCGCTTCCCCAACGAGCAGCTGGCAGCGCTTTACCCCAACACCGGCAACTTCATCACGGTAGTGGGCCGCACCGGCCAGGAGGAGTTTACGGAGCGCGTGCAGGCGCTCATGCAAACCAAGGCCAACATTGATGTGCAGCGCATCAACCTGCCCGCCGAAATGGGCCTGGCGGGCCTCTCCGACCACCGCAACTACTGGAAATATGGCTACGAGGCCATCATGATCAACGACACCTCCTTCCTGCGCAACCCCCATTACCACCTGCCCTCCGACACCATTGAAACGC from Hymenobacter taeanensis encodes:
- a CDS encoding RBBP9/YdeN family alpha/beta hydrolase; protein product: MQQPAILIVPGLGNSGPEHWQTHWEHHYGYLRVQQHDWDCPIQADWVQTLEDAIAAAGPDVVLVGHSLGCITIAHWAGTTQHRIKGALLVAPADVDRSDMPPEVVNFAPIPLARLPFPSIVVASTTDEYMTLERAQQLAQAWGSRFVNVGALGHINSESGLGLWPEGHALLQDLVG
- a CDS encoding glutamate-5-semialdehyde dehydrogenase codes for the protein MHLQDTFRATQHASRALGQVSAESMRTVLLDLAAAAVAETPFLLAENEKDLARMSPDDPKYDRLQLTAARIASIAEDIRNVAGLPSPLGQVLQHQTLPNGLDLSKVRVPLGVVGVIYEARPNVTFDVAALCLKTGNACLLKGGSDAAHSNLAISTVIQRVLGHHGLNAKSVTLLPPDRQATEALLQAIGYVDVLIPRGSQQLIDYVRQHAKVPVIETGAGIVHTYFDETADLAKGQAIIVNAKTRRVSVCNALDCLLVHEARIADLPELLAPLGQSGVLVYADTQAYEALTNNYPAELLQPATEEHFGTEFLSLKLAIKTVTGLEEALGHIAVHSSKHSEAIISENAAHIEQFLNQVDAAAVYANASTAFTDGAQFGLGAEIGISTQKLHARGPMALEELTSYKWQVRGNGQVR
- the proB gene encoding glutamate 5-kinase gives rise to the protein MALAYHRIIVKIGSNVLTQANGLPDQSRIAHLVEQIAGLKKQGKEVIVVSSGAVAAGRSLVQVPEKADAVTSRQVLAAVGQVKLLATYAELLGHHELLCAQVLVTKEDFRDRQHYLNMQNCFRALLQNNIIPIVNENDVISVTELMFTDNDELAGLVASMLNADALLILSNVDGIFNGNPQDPAAELIPEIELTTTSFSSFVTTQRSQFGRGGMITKCHMAHKVAQLGIAVHIANGKTENILPRLLNQEVVNTRFLPNKTASSKKKWIAHSDLAAKGAVQINAGAKAALTATGKATSLLPVGILGIVGTFQKGDIIRILDETSKPIGLGMAEYSSDKALERLGHQNQKPLVHYDYLFLTADIS
- a CDS encoding M28 family peptidase, coding for MGADQNRLYADVKFLTSLKPARHYRNLRSLNEAADYIKTEFEKLEIEDGGVEEQAFKADGREYRNIILAFGSRDAPRLVVGAHYDVCGDTPGADDNASAVAGLLETARLLHIYGSNLKYRVELVAYPNEEPPYFATQYMGSAVHAKSLHEAGVAVRAMLCYEMIGYFQDEPGSQRFPNEQLAALYPNTGNFITVVGRTGQEEFTERVQALMQTKANIDVQRINLPAEMGLAGLSDHRNYWKYGYEAIMINDTSFLRNPHYHLPSDTIETLDFKRMAEVVNGAYAAILGL